In Aegilops tauschii subsp. strangulata cultivar AL8/78 chromosome 3, Aet v6.0, whole genome shotgun sequence, one genomic interval encodes:
- the LOC109775913 gene encoding 3'-5' exonuclease-like, producing MATSMVTDFGDGHCIVAFDQDHVHTTLTSSGGVVDEWLDLIYRIHRRRLDRLVVGLDVEWRPSFRGLPPGPVALLQLCVGRRCLVFQILRADYVPDSLFDFLADGRFTFVGVGVYGDAQKLSAHYGLAVTNTVDLRYLAANTLGKPALRHTGLQGLVWQVMGVWPEKPHHVRVSAWDAPRLTRDQLQYACADAFASFEVGRRLYDGDY from the coding sequence ATGGCGACTTCCATGGTGACGGACTTCGGCGACGGCCACTGCATCGTGGCGTTCGACCAGGACCACGTCCACACCACCCTGACCTCCTCCGGCGGCGTCGTCGACGAGTGGCTGGACCTCATCTACCGcatccaccgccgccgcctcgaccgcctcgtcgtcggcctcgacgtcgagtggcgCCCCTCGTTCCGCGGCCTCCCGCCGGGCCCCGTGGCGCTGCTGCAGCTGTGCGTCGGCCgccgctgcctcgtcttccagaTCCTCCGCGCCGACTACGTCCCGGACTCCCTCTTCGACTTCCTCGCCGACGGCCGCTTCACCTTCGTCGGCGTCGGGGTCTACGGCGACGCGCAGAAGCTCAGCGCTCACTACGGGCTGGCGGTGACGAACACGGTGGACCTGCGCTACCTCGCCGCGAACACGCTGGGGAAGCCGGCGCTGCGGCACACCGGGCTGCAGGGTCTCGTGTGGCAGGTGATGGGCGTATGGCCCGAGAAACCGCACCACGTGCGGGTCAGCGCCTGGGACGCGCCGCGGCTGACGCGGGATCAACTGCAGTATGCTTGCGCCGACGCCTTTGCATCGTTCGAGGTTGGCCGGAGGCTGTACGACGGCGACTATTAG